In one Oscillospiraceae bacterium genomic region, the following are encoded:
- a CDS encoding coenzyme A pyrophosphatase has translation MTIPELERALAGHTPRLQGVEREYAVLVPVAEYEGRPHLLFEVRAETLSRQPGEVCFPGGRMEAGEGPADCALRETWEELAIPPSAVRVAALLDPICHQGGFLMHPVLGVVEREAAGALIPSPAEVKEAFWVPLDFFLERPPARYGYDLIPDVKEDFPYGAIGFPRGYAWKGGRVDVPVYLWEGRAIWGLTGRIVDNLAGYLK, from the coding sequence ATGACCATCCCGGAGCTGGAGCGGGCCCTGGCGGGGCACACGCCCCGCCTGCAGGGGGTGGAGCGGGAGTACGCCGTGCTGGTCCCGGTGGCCGAGTACGAGGGCCGGCCCCACCTTTTGTTCGAGGTGCGCGCCGAGACCCTCAGCCGCCAGCCGGGGGAGGTCTGCTTTCCCGGCGGGCGCATGGAGGCGGGCGAGGGCCCGGCGGACTGCGCCCTGCGGGAGACCTGGGAGGAGCTGGCCATCCCGCCCTCCGCCGTCCGGGTGGCGGCCCTGCTGGACCCCATCTGCCACCAGGGCGGCTTTCTGATGCACCCCGTGCTGGGTGTGGTGGAGCGGGAGGCCGCCGGGGCGCTGATCCCCTCCCCGGCGGAGGTGAAGGAGGCCTTCTGGGTGCCTTTGGACTTCTTCCTGGAGCGGCCCCCGGCCCGGTACGGCTACGACCTGATCCCCGACGTGAAGGAGGACTTCCCCTACGGGGCCATCGGCTTCCCCCGGGGCTACGCCTGGAAGGGCGGCCGGGTGGACGTGCCGGTCTACCTGTGGGAGGGAAGGGCCATCTGGGGACTCACCGGGCGGATTGTGGACAATCTGGCCGGGTATTTGAAGTAG
- the rsmI gene encoding ribosomal RNA small subunit methyltransferase I encodes MAGTLYLVPTPIGNLGDISQRCAATLAEVDFIAAEDTRVSIKLLNHLGIKKPMVSYYRHNTGAGGQAVLNRLLAGESCALVTDAGTPAVSDPGEELVALCAQHGVDVVAIPGPCALVTALSVSGLPTGRFTFEGFLAMNRKNRRAHLESLAGEARTMIFYEAPHKLSATLCDLREAFGPDRRITLCRELTKLHEEVRRTTLGQAADWYAANPPKGEFVLVVEGGCPQQEDSITLEAALEQVAALQAQGSSLRDAVRQVSRETGLAKNGLYDTAVGKNREKQ; translated from the coding sequence ATGGCCGGAACCCTTTACCTGGTCCCCACGCCCATCGGCAACCTGGGGGACATCTCCCAGCGCTGCGCCGCCACCCTGGCGGAGGTGGACTTCATCGCCGCCGAGGACACCCGGGTGTCCATCAAGCTCTTAAACCACCTGGGGATTAAAAAGCCCATGGTGAGCTACTACCGCCACAACACCGGGGCGGGGGGGCAGGCGGTGCTGAACCGGCTGCTGGCGGGGGAGAGCTGCGCCCTGGTGACCGACGCGGGCACCCCGGCGGTCTCCGACCCGGGGGAGGAGCTGGTGGCCCTGTGCGCACAGCACGGCGTGGACGTGGTGGCCATCCCCGGTCCCTGTGCCCTGGTGACCGCCCTCTCGGTCTCCGGCCTGCCCACCGGGCGGTTCACCTTCGAGGGCTTTTTGGCCATGAACAGGAAGAACCGCCGCGCCCACCTGGAATCCCTGGCGGGGGAGGCGCGCACCATGATCTTCTACGAGGCCCCCCACAAGCTCTCCGCCACCCTGTGCGACCTGCGGGAGGCCTTCGGCCCGGACCGGCGGATCACCCTGTGCCGGGAGCTGACCAAGCTCCACGAGGAGGTGCGGCGCACCACCCTGGGCCAGGCCGCGGACTGGTACGCCGCCAACCCGCCCAAGGGGGAATTCGTGCTGGTCGTGGAGGGAGGGTGTCCGCAGCAGGAGGACAGTATCACCCTGGAGGCGGCGCTGGAGCAGGTGGCCGCCCTCCAGGCGCAGGGGAGCTCCCTCCGGGACGCGGTGCGGCAGGTTTCCCGGGAAACCGGGCTGGCGAAAAATGGACTTTATGATACAGCGGTGGGGAAAAACCGGGAAAAACAATAG
- a CDS encoding type 11 methyltransferase: protein MEKRERLGEFVYRWTEGCFPLGRDSLLLGEFATLRRGDRVCDLGCGAGLLPLLLLGRERALALTGVELDPRAAELARENLAQNGLAGEILAGDYREIRALLPAGRFDLAISNPPYFAPGAGGDGGPARMGELAAVCGAAGWLLKNGGRFALVCRPARLGALFAALRGAGLEPKRLRLAQHGPDTPPFAALVEAVRQGREGLAVLPTLVEHP, encoded by the coding sequence GTGGAAAAGCGGGAGCGCCTGGGTGAATTTGTTTACCGCTGGACGGAGGGGTGCTTCCCCCTGGGGCGGGACAGCCTGCTGCTGGGGGAGTTCGCCACCCTGCGCCGGGGGGACCGGGTGTGCGACCTGGGCTGCGGCGCGGGGCTGCTGCCCCTGCTGCTCCTGGGCCGGGAGCGGGCGTTGGCGCTGACGGGGGTGGAGCTGGACCCCCGGGCGGCGGAGCTGGCCCGGGAGAACCTGGCCCAAAACGGCCTGGCGGGGGAGATCCTCGCCGGGGATTACAGAGAAATCCGCGCCCTGCTGCCCGCCGGGCGCTTTGACCTGGCAATATCCAACCCGCCCTACTTCGCCCCCGGCGCCGGGGGCGACGGCGGCCCCGCCCGGATGGGGGAGCTGGCCGCGGTGTGCGGCGCGGCGGGCTGGCTGCTGAAAAACGGGGGGCGCTTCGCCCTGGTCTGCCGCCCGGCGCGGCTGGGCGCCCTCTTCGCCGCCCTGCGGGGGGCGGGGCTGGAGCCCAAGCGGCTCCGGCTGGCCCAGCACGGGCCGGACACGCCCCCCTTCGCCGCCCTCGTGGAGGCCGTCCGCCAGGGGCGGGAGGGGCTGGCGGTGCTGCCCACCCTGGTGGAACACCCATAA
- a CDS encoding transcriptional regulator: MLSENIKAIRKSKGLSQEELAVKLNIVRQTISKWEKGLSVPDSDMLISISEVLETPVSTLLGETMTESKVDDLKVISEKLEIINLQLAQRKTTKQKTVHWLLISLCAAIVILFAVLTAINSPYLGWNYSDPETAVFGAAFHVFEWLFVRLAPIILIGAVFGIFLTRKEG; this comes from the coding sequence ATGTTAAGCGAAAACATAAAAGCAATCCGGAAATCAAAAGGGCTTTCGCAGGAAGAGCTCGCTGTCAAGCTGAATATCGTGCGACAGACAATTTCCAAATGGGAGAAGGGACTGTCCGTTCCTGACTCTGATATGTTGATTTCTATATCGGAAGTGCTGGAAACACCTGTAAGCACTTTACTCGGAGAAACGATGACGGAATCGAAGGTTGACGACTTAAAAGTGATCTCCGAAAAACTGGAGATTATAAACTTGCAGCTTGCACAGAGGAAGACCACGAAGCAAAAAACGGTTCATTGGCTCCTTATCTCCTTGTGCGCGGCCATAGTAATACTTTTTGCGGTTCTAACAGCAATAAACAGTCCTTACCTGGGTTGGAATTACAGTGATCCTGAAACAGCCGTTTTCGGAGCAGCATTTCACGTATTTGAATGGCTGTTTGTCCGGTTGGCACCTATTATCCTGATTGGGGCAGTCTTTGGCATTTTCTTGACACGAAAGGAAGGATAA
- the cat gene encoding chloramphenicol acetyltransferase, whose translation MTTVIDYESWPRRGHYEFFRPMSNPFYSLTFPVDVTALRRHTKARGLSFYHALVYCVTKAMDAVEAFRVKDRDGTIVRHDRLIPSFTDLTPGSDLFRIVTLEAGEDLAGFCRRAGERSRAQTAFITPGDWAEDELVYFTCVPWFPITSLTNERDMVPGDSVPRVAWGRYEERDGRCVLSMALELNHRLLDGVHVGRFYEALGRILEGLA comes from the coding sequence ATGACCACCGTGATCGACTACGAGAGCTGGCCGCGCCGGGGCCACTACGAGTTTTTCAGGCCCATGTCCAACCCCTTCTACAGCCTTACCTTCCCGGTGGACGTGACGGCCTTGAGGCGCCACACCAAGGCCCGGGGTCTGTCCTTCTACCACGCCCTGGTGTACTGCGTCACCAAGGCCATGGACGCGGTGGAGGCCTTCCGGGTGAAGGACCGGGATGGGACCATCGTCCGCCACGACCGGCTGATCCCCAGCTTTACCGACCTGACCCCGGGCAGCGATCTCTTCCGCATCGTGACCCTGGAGGCGGGGGAGGATCTGGCCGGGTTCTGCCGCCGGGCGGGGGAGCGCTCCCGCGCCCAGACTGCGTTCATCACCCCCGGGGACTGGGCGGAGGACGAGCTTGTTTACTTCACCTGCGTGCCCTGGTTCCCCATCACCTCCCTGACCAACGAGCGGGACATGGTGCCCGGCGACTCGGTGCCCCGGGTGGCCTGGGGCAGGTACGAGGAACGGGACGGGCGCTGCGTGCTCTCCATGGCGCTGGAGCTCAACCACCGCCTGCTGGACGGGGTCCACGTGGGGCGGTTTTACGAGGCCCTGGGCCGTATCCTGGAGGGCCTGGCATGA
- a CDS encoding anaerobic ribonucleoside triphosphate reductase, which produces MTITKIRKRDGRVSDFHEEKIAAAITKAFDATYKPGQEDTARLLADQVLERLDREGDPQPGVEHIQDVVEQVLMDGGYVQTAKAYILYREGRSRAREMNTRLMKTYEDITFSSAKESDIKRENANIDGDTAMGSMLKFGSEGAKQFYDMFVLNPDHARAHREGDIHIHDLDFLTLTTTCCQIDIKKLFQGGFSTGHGTLREPNDISSYAALCCIAIQSNQNDQHGGQSVVNFDYGMADGVRKTFVKRYRQNLARALMLLCGAQEPEKELKGVMEGIRARTGLVPTLEDCGAYQAEERAALVPAFGDGEAVGRAQAFAHQRAVKETDRATYQAMEALIHNLNTMHSRAGAQTPFSSINYGMDTSPEGRMVMKNIMLSTEAGLGGGETPIFPIQIFRVKEGVNYNPGEPNYDLFQLAIRCSAKRLFPNFSFQDAPFNLQYYDPQRPETEIAYMGCRTRVIGNVYDPSREICNGRGNLSFTTINLPRLAIKARGDVDAFFEGLDRMLDLCVEQLLERFEIQCRKHVRNYPFLMGQGVWLDSEGLDWDDEVREVLKHGTLSVGFIGLAETLKSLLGAHHGESEKARVLGLEIISHMRSRMDEEQRKRGLNFSLLATPAEGLSGRFVKLDKARFGVIEGVTDRDYYTNSFHVPVYYPVSAYDKIKIEAPYHALTNAGHISYIEMDGDPTENLEAFEKVIRCMKEQGIGYGSVNHPVDRDPVCGFSGIIGDQCPGCGRTEADGVPFERIRRITGYLVGTLDRFNNAKRAEERDRVKHGV; this is translated from the coding sequence ATGACCATCACCAAAATTCGCAAGCGGGACGGGCGCGTGTCCGACTTCCACGAGGAGAAGATCGCCGCCGCCATCACCAAGGCCTTCGACGCCACCTACAAGCCCGGACAGGAGGACACGGCGCGCCTGCTGGCCGACCAGGTGCTGGAGCGCCTGGACCGGGAGGGGGATCCCCAGCCCGGCGTGGAGCACATCCAGGACGTGGTGGAGCAGGTGCTCATGGACGGGGGCTACGTGCAGACCGCCAAGGCCTACATCCTCTACCGGGAGGGGCGCAGCCGCGCCCGGGAGATGAACACCCGCCTGATGAAGACCTACGAGGACATCACCTTCTCCTCCGCCAAGGAGTCCGACATCAAGCGGGAGAACGCCAACATCGACGGGGACACCGCCATGGGCTCCATGCTCAAGTTCGGCTCAGAGGGGGCCAAGCAGTTCTACGACATGTTCGTGCTCAACCCCGACCACGCCCGGGCCCACCGGGAGGGGGACATCCACATCCACGACCTGGACTTCCTCACCCTGACCACCACCTGCTGCCAGATCGACATTAAAAAGCTCTTCCAGGGCGGCTTCTCCACCGGCCACGGCACCCTGCGGGAGCCCAACGACATCTCCTCCTACGCCGCCCTGTGCTGCATCGCCATCCAGTCCAACCAGAACGACCAGCACGGCGGGCAGAGCGTGGTGAACTTCGACTACGGCATGGCCGACGGGGTGCGCAAGACCTTCGTCAAGCGCTACCGGCAGAACCTGGCCCGGGCACTGATGCTGCTGTGCGGCGCCCAGGAGCCGGAGAAGGAGCTCAAGGGCGTGATGGAGGGGATCCGGGCGCGCACGGGCCTCGTCCCCACGCTGGAGGACTGCGGGGCGTACCAGGCCGAGGAGCGCGCCGCCCTGGTCCCCGCCTTCGGGGACGGGGAGGCCGTGGGCAGGGCCCAGGCCTTCGCCCACCAGCGGGCGGTGAAGGAGACCGACCGGGCCACCTACCAGGCCATGGAGGCCCTGATCCACAACCTGAACACCATGCACTCCCGCGCCGGGGCCCAGACCCCCTTCTCCTCCATCAACTACGGTATGGACACCTCGCCCGAGGGGCGCATGGTGATGAAGAACATCATGCTCTCCACCGAGGCCGGGCTGGGCGGCGGGGAGACCCCCATTTTCCCCATCCAGATTTTCCGGGTGAAGGAGGGGGTCAATTACAACCCCGGCGAGCCTAACTACGACCTGTTCCAGCTGGCCATCCGCTGCTCGGCCAAGCGGCTGTTCCCCAACTTCTCCTTCCAGGACGCGCCCTTCAACCTCCAGTACTACGATCCCCAGCGGCCCGAGACCGAGATCGCCTACATGGGCTGCCGCACCCGGGTCATTGGCAACGTGTACGACCCCAGCCGGGAGATCTGCAACGGCCGGGGCAACCTGTCCTTCACCACCATCAACCTGCCCCGGCTGGCCATCAAGGCCCGGGGGGACGTGGACGCCTTCTTCGAGGGGCTGGACCGGATGCTGGACCTGTGCGTGGAGCAGCTGCTGGAGCGCTTTGAGATCCAGTGCCGCAAGCACGTGCGCAACTACCCCTTCCTCATGGGCCAGGGGGTCTGGCTGGACTCCGAGGGGCTGGACTGGGACGACGAGGTGCGGGAGGTGCTCAAGCACGGCACCCTGTCCGTGGGCTTCATCGGCCTGGCCGAGACCCTCAAGTCCCTCCTGGGCGCCCACCACGGGGAGAGCGAGAAGGCCCGGGTGCTGGGCCTGGAGATCATCTCCCACATGCGCTCGCGCATGGACGAGGAGCAGCGCAAACGCGGGCTGAACTTCTCCCTGCTGGCCACCCCGGCGGAGGGGCTGTCCGGCCGCTTCGTCAAGCTGGACAAGGCCCGCTTTGGCGTGATCGAGGGGGTCACCGACCGGGATTACTACACCAACTCCTTCCACGTGCCGGTGTACTACCCCGTCTCGGCCTACGACAAGATCAAGATCGAGGCCCCCTACCACGCCCTTACCAACGCGGGGCACATCAGCTACATCGAGATGGACGGCGACCCCACCGAGAACCTGGAGGCCTTTGAGAAGGTCATCCGCTGCATGAAGGAGCAGGGCATCGGCTACGGCAGTGTGAACCACCCGGTGGACCGGGACCCGGTGTGCGGCTTCTCCGGCATCATCGGCGACCAGTGCCCCGGCTGCGGCCGTACCGAGGCGGACGGCGTGCCCTTTGAGCGCATCCGCCGCATCACCGGCTACCTGGTGGGCACCCTGGACCGATTCAACAACGCCAAGCGGGCCGAGGAGCGCGACCGGGTGAAGCACGGGGTGTAG
- a CDS encoding anaerobic ribonucleoside-triphosphate reductase activating protein yields the protein MRIANTISDSIVDGPGLRFTVFTQGCPHRCPGCHNPDTHDPAGGREAAVAELAGLMLANPLTGGLTLSGGEPFLQAAECAQLAQLARKKGLDVWAYTGYTYEYLLEEGDPDRLALLRAVDVLVDGPFLLAEKSYAARFRGSANQRLIDVSKSLEAGRALLWDRPDPLAHFTVPESP from the coding sequence ATGAGAATTGCCAATACCATATCCGACTCCATCGTGGACGGGCCGGGGCTGCGCTTCACCGTCTTTACCCAGGGCTGCCCCCACCGCTGCCCCGGCTGCCACAACCCGGACACCCACGACCCCGCCGGGGGCCGGGAGGCCGCGGTGGCGGAGCTGGCGGGGCTGATGCTCGCCAACCCGCTGACGGGTGGGCTTACCCTCTCCGGGGGCGAGCCCTTCCTCCAGGCGGCCGAGTGCGCCCAACTGGCCCAGCTGGCCCGAAAAAAGGGGCTGGATGTGTGGGCCTACACGGGTTATACTTATGAGTACCTGCTGGAGGAGGGGGACCCGGACCGGCTGGCGCTGCTGCGCGCCGTGGACGTGCTGGTGGACGGGCCCTTCCTGCTGGCCGAGAAGTCCTACGCCGCCCGCTTCCGGGGCAGCGCCAACCAGCGGCTTATCGACGTAAGTAAGAGCCTGGAGGCGGGGCGCGCCTTGCTCTGGGACAGGCCCGACCCGCTGGCCCACTTCACCGTGCCGGAGTCCCCGTAG